Within Streptomyces antibioticus, the genomic segment TGGAGCCCCGCGCACACGTTCGGACTCGACGCCGCCCAGGACATCGACGCCGGCATCCAGGAAGAGGCGGCGGTCTGATGGCGACGCTCACCGAGGCGCCCCCGCCGCTCGCCCCGGCCGCCGCCAAGGGGAAACCGCCCCGCAAGCGCGGCCGTTGGACGCCGTATCTCCTGCTGCTGCCGGGTCTGCTCTGGCTGGTGGTGTTCTTCGCGCTGCCGATGATCTACCAGGCGTCCACGTCCGTGCAGACCGGCTCCCTCGAAGAGGGCTACAAGGTCACCTGGCACTTCGCGACCTACTGGGACGCGCTGAGCGAGTACTGGCCGCAGTTCCTGCGCTCGGTCTCCTACGCGGCCGCCGCCACGGTCCTGTGTCTCGTGCTCGGCTATCCGCTGGCGTATCTCATCGCGTTCCGCGCGGGCCGCTGGCGGAACCTGATCATGATCCTGGTGATCGCGCCGTTCTTCACCAGCTTCCTGATCCGCACCCTCGCCTGGAAGACGATCCTCGCGGACTCCGGACCGGTCGTGGAGGTGCTCAACACCCTGCACGTCCTGGACGTCACGAGCTGGCTCGGCTGGACCTCGGGCGACCGGGTCCTCGCCACGCCGCTCGCGGTCGTGTGCGGTCTGACGTACAACTTCCTGCCGTTCATGGTGCTGCCGCTCTACACCTCGCTGGAGCGCATCGACGGACGGCTGCACGAGGCGGCCGGCGATCTGTACGCCCGGCCCGTCACCACCTTCCGCAAGGTCACCTTCCCGCTGTCGATGCCCGGCGTGGTCTCCGGCACCCTGCTGACCTTCATCCCGGCGGCCGGTGACTACGTCAACGCCGAACTCCTCGGCTCGACCGACACCCGCATGATCGGAAACGTGATCCAGACGCAGTTCCTGCGCGTCCTGGACTATCCGACCGCGGCGGCCCTCTCCTTCATTCTCATGGCCGCCATTTTGTTCATGGTCACCTTCTACATCCGCAGGTCGGGGACGGAGGACTTGGTCTAAATGCCCTTCGTCAACTGGCTCAAGCGCCATCTCGTCGTCATCGCGGGACTGTTCACCCTCGGTTATCTGCTGCTGCCGAACATCGTCGTCACGGTGTTCTCCTTCAATAAACCGAAGGGCCGTTTCAACTACCAGTGGCAGCAGTTCTCCACGGACGCCTGGAAAGACCCCTGCGGGGTCGCCGACATGTGCGGCTCGCTGTCGATCAGCCTCCAGA encodes:
- a CDS encoding ABC transporter permease; the encoded protein is MATLTEAPPPLAPAAAKGKPPRKRGRWTPYLLLLPGLLWLVVFFALPMIYQASTSVQTGSLEEGYKVTWHFATYWDALSEYWPQFLRSVSYAAAATVLCLVLGYPLAYLIAFRAGRWRNLIMILVIAPFFTSFLIRTLAWKTILADSGPVVEVLNTLHVLDVTSWLGWTSGDRVLATPLAVVCGLTYNFLPFMVLPLYTSLERIDGRLHEAAGDLYARPVTTFRKVTFPLSMPGVVSGTLLTFIPAAGDYVNAELLGSTDTRMIGNVIQTQFLRVLDYPTAAALSFILMAAILFMVTFYIRRSGTEDLV